The region CCCAACCGATCAAATTTTTTAGGAGTATCAAAAGCATACGGATGGCCGGATGACGCTTTGTGTTACGCCTTTTCCTGCGTTTGGCCGAAAAATAGTCTGCCGGCAGATGGATCAACAGCAACGGAACGGAAGCCAGAGTGCCGAAAAAGGCGACGATCGAAAAAACCATCAAACCCAGCAGCAAAACTTTGTGGGCGCGCATGAATTCGAATAGAAATCGCCCCAATTCAGTCATCGATTCCATGATTCTCTTTCAAACGGGCTTTCGGCAGCAAAAATAGGCATTCCGACGGCTAAATGCATCGATTTTTTTCAGTCAAAAATAAAGAATTATTTTTTTCTTTATTTTTGGGGAATTAATCGCTCTTAAAACACGTTGAAACGCGCACTAATTCACTGCATTATTCATTTTCCCAACGGAGGAAAAAATGAAAAAGTTCTTTTTGTTTCCGGCGCTTGTTCTGATGGTTGCCTTTCCGCTTTATTCGCAGGTTGCGGTCAATGTGTTTACCGGCTTGAGCTACTCGGCCTTTGAGGATCAGGAAGAATCGGCTTCGGCGATTCCTCTCGGGGTTGCGGTCGGTTATGCGGCCATGCCCAACCTCGAAGTGGGCGGCGAGGTCAATCTGGCGCTGCCGGGTTACGGCTTTGAAAGCGAATTCTGGGGCATGAAAATGACCTCGACCTTTAAGCAGAACCTGGTCGGAATTTTCGGACGCTATTATTTGGGTAAGGGCAACCTCAAACCCTTTGTCAAAGGCGGGCTGGGTATGTATTTCGGCGATGCCGAGGTTGAACTCAGCTATGAAGGAGAAAAGCATAAAGAAACCATAGATGTTAACAGCGCCTTGGGATTTAATCTCGGTGCAGGCGTGATGCTTAAGAAAGGTTTTTACGCTGAATTCAACTATAACATCGTTTCCCGCAAAGCCTCGGACAGCGAGTCGGGCGAAGAAAGCGATTCCTTCGGCATGAACACCTGGGCGGTGCAGCTCGGGTATCGATTCAAGCTGTAATACCTTTTTGATTGAACAAGAAGAAGGCGGCCTTTAAAGCCGCCTTTTTTATTTGATGACCGTCAGTTTCTTGACAAAAGGTCTGCCGTCAAGGCGCAGGCAGCAGAGGTAGGTGCCTGCAGGAACTCGATGCGCAAGGTCGTCTTCGAGATTCCATAGAATTGAATAGGTCCCCGCACCTTTTATACCGGATTCCAGTGCCCTTACTCGCCGTCCCAACAGGTCATAGATTTCCAAATGAACCGCTGCGGGATGCGGAAGCGAGTAAATCAGCGTGGCCGCACCCCGGACAGGATTACGCATCTGCAGCGGCTCGCCGAAAAGGCCCGCTGCTTCCTGCGTTTCTCGCTCGGATACTCTCGTAGGATCTAAGGCCGGATCGAAATACCGGCCGACACGGCCGTGCGTTTCGACCGCCCAAGCGCAGGATGGATCAACGAAATGGACATCGGACCAAGAACAATTTAACGGCACGGGGGTCTCCCGCTTCCATGTTTTGCCGGAATCCTGCGTATGAAGCACAAGACCTGACGAGCCGACGGCATATCCCTCACGGCGGTCGAAAAATTGGATGTCCTGCAGCACGTCTTCCGAAAGGGCGGCCTGCAACTGTTCAGTCCACGTTTCGCCGCCGTTCGTCGTCAGATGCAGCCGGTCATGCCTTCCGGCAATCGAGCCGATTTGCGCATCGAAAAATTGGACTCGGCAAAGCGGGAACTCGCAGTCCGCGCGGCATCGGATATCTCAATTGCCTGCAGCCGGCGCAAAGAACGGAACTGGTGCAAAAAGGCTGGGCGTGAATTTCGTTTTTGTCCCCCTTGTTTGTTCATAAATTAGGTTTGACCTTAGCGACCAGGTTTTTTCTTTATTTTATGCAAATCAATTTTATGCACTTGGTTGTCTGCGCGGCCTCGATTCGGCAAAAATAGACGCCGCTTGCCGCCGCCGTATCGTTTTCGGTTCGGCCGTCCCAAACCAGCAGGTGCATTCCGGACGGCAGAGGGCCGTGGTGCAGCATTTTGACCGTGCGCCCGCGGGCATCGAAAATCGTCACCCTGACCTCGGCGTCGCCGGGCAGATCGAATCGGATGACGGTTTCGCTGTTGAACGGATTGGGGCGGCTTTCCGCCTGCAACTGCATTTGGGCAGTGTCTTTGGGGCCGGCGATACCGGACGGATTTGTTCGAAAGATTTTGCGGTCGAGGAGCAACCGATATTGACCGGGGGAAAAGGCAAAAAGCGTATCGGTGTTGCGGATGGTCAGGCTGTCGCCGTTCAGGTCGTACCATTTTCCGCTTTTGGCAAGCGGCATGGATTTCTCCAACGGGATCACATCGAAATTGGCGGCCAAGGCGACGTTGAGCGAGTCGCTTGTCAGGCTCATCCATTTGAACGAGGCGGCGAAGGACGACTTGACCGCCGGGTTGATCATTTCCGGCCGTTTTTTCAGCCGGATAAAGGATGCGTAGGCATCGTAAAGGGCGCGGCGTTCGGGCACGTCGAAATAGTTCCAGCGGATCGGCTTTTCGCCGGTGCGGCCGTTGGCGTCGATGCTGACGTCATATCCCAGTTCGCCGAACTGCCAGATCATCTTGGGGCCCGGCATCAGCAGCAGAAAGGCCGCCGCCGCCTCGACGCGCTGCAGCGCCGTCCTGAGTTGGCGGACGTTGTAGCTGCCGCTGCGGTTGCCGTAGAGGAGGTTTTTCACCATCAGACGCTCTTCGTCGTGACTTTCCATATAGCCCACCAGCCGCGGCGCATCCCAACCGCGCCGGGTATAGAGTCCTGAGGAAAAATCGGATTTTCCGCCGTCGTGCCAGCCCATGGTGGCCTCATTGAACGGCGCGTTGAGATTCCCCCACAGCAGAAACCCGGCCGCCGCCAGCTCTTTTTCTTCGCGGTTGTCGGTAAAGTGTTCGAGGATCAAATAGACGTCCGGGTCGATCAGGCGGACGTTTTCTGCCAGCCGTTTCAGCAGCGCGATCCGTCGGCCGTCGTAAGCCCAGCCGTCCCCCGGCGTGTTGGTAAAGCCCTTGCTGAAATCGAAGCGAAAGCCGTCGACGTGATAGTCGCTCAGCCAATAGGCCAACACCCGATCGACATAGGCCTGCGTGGCCGGCGACTCGTGGTTGAAATCGTAACCCCAGGCGTAGACCGGATTAGGGGAAACCGGGTTGAGCCAGGGATTGAGGTGCTGTCGCCCTAAATAGAGCTTGACCAGCGGCGACTGGCCGTAACAGTGATTGAGCACCATATCGAGGATCACGGCGATGCCGCGGGCATGCGCCTCGTCGACCAAGCGCTTGAGGTCTTCCGCCGGTCCGTAATATTTGTCGACGGCAAAGTGAAAAGAAGGATTGTAGCCCCAGCTGCTGTTGCCCTCGAACTCGTTGACCGGCATGAGCTCGATCGCATTCACGCCGAGATTCTGCAGATAGTCCAATTTTTCGATGACGCCGGCGAAACTGTGTTCTTGCGTAAAATCGCGCACCAGCAGCTCGTAAATGACCAGCTGCTCGGCCGGCGGGCGTTGGAAAGCGGTCGTTTGCCAAGCAAAGCCCGCTTTCCCCGGCTGCAGGACCGAGACGATGCCGCTCGTCCTGCCGTGCGGATAGGGCTTCAGGTCAGCAAAGGTGCTGCGGCTGATGCCGGAGTCGTGCATGGGATCGAGGATTTTTTCGGCGTACGGGTCGGCGATGCGCCGGCGTCCGTCTACCCAAAACTGGTAGCCGTATTCAGCGCCGGATTGCAGATTGTCCAGTTCAAGCCAATACCTTTGACCGTCGGGCGTCGGCTGCATAAAGTAGTCGGGCTCGGCCTGCCAGTCGTTGAAATCGCCGATGAGATAGACAAACGAATGGTGGGGGGCAAATAAAACGAACCGGATGCGGTCGCCCAGGTCGGTGATGCCGTCACGGGCGTCTGCCGGCAGATCGATCGGTTCAGGATGGTAGACCAGGCAGGTAAAGGACACGACTTTTTCCCCATTGCCGTGAGCCTTCGCCGTAAAACGGTATTTCCCGACCTCCGAGCCGAGGAAGGTGTAAACTAACGAATCTTCCGCTGTCTGCGCCTTGAGCCGGCCGTCCTGCAGCAGCTCGATTTCTTGCGCTTCTTTTGCGACGAGCCGAATTTGCAGCGAGTCGCCGAGGCGCACAAAGCCGGTCGAATCAAAGGGCGAAAGCAGAGCCAGATCGAGACCCGGCTTGGCCAGCGGCAAAAAGATGTCGCCGCCGTCTTCCGTTTTGCCCTCCTGCTTGGCGTCGGCGCTGCGAAAGACAAAGGCCAGCTGCAGCACGGTTTCGTTCGGCGCGATGCCGTAATAGCTGCGGATGTGAAACCGGATGCGCCAGCGATCGTTGCCGAGCGGCGTCATTCGAGTAGCAGGGGTGTTTTGTCCCCATTGCGTCTTGACATGTTTCCAATCCGAGGGCGACACGCTTTGACTCGTGATCACGC is a window of candidate division KSB1 bacterium DNA encoding:
- a CDS encoding PGPGW domain-containing protein, which translates into the protein MESMTELGRFLFEFMRAHKVLLLGLMVFSIVAFFGTLASVPLLLIHLPADYFSAKRRKRRNTKRHPAIRMLLILLKNLIGWVVILAGIAMLVLPGQGILTIIAGLMLINFPGKYGLERRLISRPPVIKAVNELRAKAGKPPLIIESEK
- a CDS encoding porin family protein, producing MKKFFLFPALVLMVAFPLYSQVAVNVFTGLSYSAFEDQEESASAIPLGVAVGYAAMPNLEVGGEVNLALPGYGFESEFWGMKMTSTFKQNLVGIFGRYYLGKGNLKPFVKGGLGMYFGDAEVELSYEGEKHKETIDVNSALGFNLGAGVMLKKGFYAEFNYNIVSRKASDSESGEESDSFGMNTWAVQLGYRFKL
- a CDS encoding YCF48-related protein, which produces MRCRADCEFPLCRVQFFDAQIGSIAGRHDRLHLTTNGGETWTEQLQAALSEDVLQDIQFFDRREGYAVGSSGLVLHTQDSGKTWKRETPVPLNCSWSDVHFVDPSCAWAVETHGRVGRYFDPALDPTRVSERETQEAAGLFGEPLQMRNPVRGAATLIYSLPHPAAVHLEIYDLLGRRVRALESGIKGAGTYSILWNLEDDLAHRVPAGTYLCCLRLDGRPFVKKLTVIK
- a CDS encoding alpha-amylase family glycosyl hydrolase, whose translation is MKRFAIPLFLFLPCSMGLGQILTWSPYFVTVEDTITIIYDATQGNAGLVGAAEVYAHTGVITSQSVSPSDWKHVKTQWGQNTPATRMTPLGNDRWRIRFHIRSYYGIAPNETVLQLAFVFRSADAKQEGKTEDGGDIFLPLAKPGLDLALLSPFDSTGFVRLGDSLQIRLVAKEAQEIELLQDGRLKAQTAEDSLVYTFLGSEVGKYRFTAKAHGNGEKVVSFTCLVYHPEPIDLPADARDGITDLGDRIRFVLFAPHHSFVYLIGDFNDWQAEPDYFMQPTPDGQRYWLELDNLQSGAEYGYQFWVDGRRRIADPYAEKILDPMHDSGISRSTFADLKPYPHGRTSGIVSVLQPGKAGFAWQTTAFQRPPAEQLVIYELLVRDFTQEHSFAGVIEKLDYLQNLGVNAIELMPVNEFEGNSSWGYNPSFHFAVDKYYGPAEDLKRLVDEAHARGIAVILDMVLNHCYGQSPLVKLYLGRQHLNPWLNPVSPNPVYAWGYDFNHESPATQAYVDRVLAYWLSDYHVDGFRFDFSKGFTNTPGDGWAYDGRRIALLKRLAENVRLIDPDVYLILEHFTDNREEKELAAAGFLLWGNLNAPFNEATMGWHDGGKSDFSSGLYTRRGWDAPRLVGYMESHDEERLMVKNLLYGNRSGSYNVRQLRTALQRVEAAAAFLLLMPGPKMIWQFGELGYDVSIDANGRTGEKPIRWNYFDVPERRALYDAYASFIRLKKRPEMINPAVKSSFAASFKWMSLTSDSLNVALAANFDVIPLEKSMPLAKSGKWYDLNGDSLTIRNTDTLFAFSPGQYRLLLDRKIFRTNPSGIAGPKDTAQMQLQAESRPNPFNSETVIRFDLPGDAEVRVTIFDARGRTVKMLHHGPLPSGMHLLVWDGRTENDTAAASGVYFCRIEAAQTTKCIKLICIK